A single region of the Paramicrobacterium fandaimingii genome encodes:
- a CDS encoding branched-chain amino acid ABC transporter permease encodes MSQTPVLNHKSRVPFLRRYALIFSLLLVIVAIAFPYLVDRPRFWLPNVGIKTLWLGTIAMSLVFLNRYVGLLSLAQMTIAGISSYGVAYATVQLGLPMFSAILIGLATGTLAGFLTALIAARTKAIYFLMITLALGQVFYSWAAQAIEVTNARRGLAPVPRPDWGLLDLSNLQTFYYFALALAIGCYLLCRFVVSTPFGLALQGIRDSPERMSALGYNVNRYRIAGITFAAFIASVGGIVLVLDRSQATPDIVDLPFTLDILVVAVVGGIGSLGGAFIGGIVFVFLDNFAQDFTDRHMTLTGLVFIAVLYLAPAGLAGVGHQLRRVSDRMRTTKPRSSDKTLRQGTPTEPSADRALSKGKQQ; translated from the coding sequence ATGAGCCAGACTCCTGTGCTGAATCACAAGTCACGCGTACCGTTCTTGCGGCGATATGCGCTCATCTTCAGCCTGCTGCTTGTGATCGTTGCCATTGCCTTCCCGTACCTGGTCGATCGCCCGCGTTTCTGGCTTCCAAACGTTGGCATCAAGACGTTGTGGCTCGGGACGATCGCGATGAGCCTTGTCTTTCTCAACCGCTACGTCGGGCTGCTCTCGCTCGCTCAGATGACCATCGCCGGCATTTCGTCGTACGGTGTTGCCTACGCGACGGTGCAACTTGGGCTTCCGATGTTCAGCGCGATTCTGATTGGGCTCGCGACCGGAACCCTCGCGGGGTTCCTCACGGCGCTGATCGCGGCTCGAACGAAGGCGATCTACTTCCTGATGATCACCCTCGCCCTCGGGCAGGTGTTCTACTCGTGGGCCGCGCAGGCCATTGAGGTGACAAATGCTCGGCGCGGACTGGCCCCCGTGCCGCGGCCCGACTGGGGCCTGCTGGATTTGAGTAACCTGCAAACCTTCTACTATTTCGCTCTCGCGCTGGCTATCGGCTGCTATCTCCTGTGTCGATTCGTCGTGTCGACACCCTTCGGGCTGGCGCTCCAGGGCATTCGCGATAGCCCAGAGCGCATGAGCGCTCTGGGCTACAACGTCAACCGCTACCGCATCGCGGGCATCACATTCGCAGCCTTCATCGCCTCGGTCGGTGGAATCGTTCTGGTTCTCGATCGAAGTCAGGCAACGCCCGACATCGTCGATCTCCCATTCACCCTCGACATTCTGGTCGTCGCTGTCGTCGGTGGGATTGGCTCGCTTGGCGGCGCGTTCATCGGCGGGATCGTCTTCGTTTTCCTCGACAACTTCGCCCAGGATTTCACCGACCGGCACATGACCCTCACCGGCCTCGTGTTCATCGCCGTGCTGTACCTCGCGCCCGCGGGTCTCGCGGGCGTTGGGCACCAGCTGCGGCGCGTCTCGGATCGAATGCGAACCACAAAGCCACGTTCTTCCGACAAGACCTTGCGGCAAGGAACCCCGACCGAGCCTTCGGCGGATCGTGCACTCTCGAAAGGAAAGCAGCAATGA
- a CDS encoding ABC transporter substrate-binding protein, with amino-acid sequence MKLTKRNGLLAAAALSASTLLLVTGCSSGGGGGDSGNKEITIGVLTTDTGTYAFGMDETKAAIGAAMSNFDGDMNGGTVGDVTVKFIYEGTDGTPGSAQSKVKKLVENEAVDIELGPLSGDAGETIAQYATTVPEVTFVNGAASPVSMTLLGAENFYRFHGDAAMWMGGVGDYAFNELGYKNIYLLADDYSFPYDNAGGFFSEYCAAGGTITGASWVPLGTTDYATVLTKIPENTDAVYAGLGGADAAGFLSQAVSAGLDVPLVGGSIAVDTTALGAKADIAVAAEGMISGSPVPGAGYDNPEWAKFNEAYAAQPNAEFDAPTIFSMLYYNSVMPILNAIETTEGDLGDNQSAFRDALSATKWMGPTGEITVDENNQAIVDNFIVEVVAGDDGTLTVKNVSETKGVTQESTKSYERFSSCDDLQ; translated from the coding sequence ATGAAGCTCACGAAGAGAAATGGCCTGCTGGCGGCTGCCGCCCTCAGCGCGTCAACGCTACTCCTCGTCACCGGATGTTCGTCCGGTGGCGGTGGGGGAGACAGCGGGAACAAGGAAATCACGATCGGTGTGCTCACGACAGACACCGGCACCTATGCCTTCGGCATGGACGAAACAAAGGCCGCAATCGGCGCGGCGATGTCGAACTTCGACGGAGATATGAACGGGGGGACGGTTGGCGACGTCACTGTGAAATTCATCTACGAAGGAACCGACGGGACGCCGGGATCGGCCCAGAGCAAAGTCAAGAAGCTCGTCGAGAACGAGGCTGTCGACATTGAGCTCGGCCCGCTCTCCGGTGACGCGGGGGAGACGATCGCGCAGTACGCAACGACGGTTCCCGAGGTGACTTTTGTCAACGGTGCGGCCAGCCCCGTATCGATGACATTGCTCGGGGCCGAGAACTTCTACCGATTCCATGGCGACGCTGCGATGTGGATGGGAGGGGTCGGGGACTATGCGTTCAACGAGCTCGGCTACAAGAACATCTATCTCCTGGCAGATGACTACTCCTTCCCGTACGACAACGCGGGTGGGTTCTTCTCGGAATACTGTGCAGCCGGGGGCACCATCACCGGCGCGTCCTGGGTGCCTCTCGGAACCACGGACTACGCAACCGTGCTGACCAAGATTCCTGAAAACACGGATGCCGTGTATGCGGGTCTCGGTGGTGCAGATGCGGCAGGCTTCCTCTCGCAGGCTGTCAGTGCCGGCCTTGACGTGCCTCTCGTCGGCGGAAGTATCGCCGTTGACACAACGGCTCTTGGCGCAAAGGCAGACATCGCCGTCGCTGCAGAGGGAATGATTAGCGGGAGCCCGGTTCCCGGCGCAGGTTATGACAACCCTGAATGGGCGAAATTCAATGAAGCGTACGCTGCCCAGCCGAATGCCGAGTTTGATGCACCGACGATCTTCTCGATGCTGTATTACAACTCCGTCATGCCGATCCTGAATGCCATCGAAACGACAGAGGGTGACCTCGGAGACAACCAGAGTGCCTTCCGCGATGCACTGAGCGCAACGAAATGGATGGGTCCAACCGGGGAGATCACTGTCGACGAGAACAACCAAGCGATCGTCGACAACTTCATCGTTGAAGTCGTCGCGGGCGATGACGGCACGCTCACAGTCAAGAACGTGAGTGAGACGAAGGGCGTGACGCAGGAGAGTACGAAGTCGTACGAGCGCTTCTCCTCCTGCGACGACCTGCAATAG
- a CDS encoding ABC transporter ATP-binding protein encodes MRDDDIALKVDAVSKSFGGVRAVRDVSLEVARGERISMIGTNGAGKSTVFNLIAGVFPVSSGRIELFGENLTHLSTAKRAGRGLARTFQTSRLFEQLTAAENVFVALGRSEFRGRSLRPARYSSARWERVSQLLERVGLSGKGAAVVADLSHGEQRQLELAMALSLQPKLLMLDEPAAGFSPVERQHLVTLLRDIPEEISLLLIEHDMDIALAVASRVIVMHDGEKILEGTPEDIRSSERVREIYLGGSVDNAA; translated from the coding sequence ATGCGAGACGATGACATCGCGCTGAAAGTCGACGCGGTCTCCAAAAGCTTTGGCGGAGTGCGCGCCGTTCGAGATGTAAGTCTCGAGGTCGCCCGCGGTGAGCGGATCAGCATGATCGGCACCAACGGTGCGGGAAAATCGACGGTCTTCAATCTGATTGCGGGTGTCTTCCCGGTCAGCAGCGGTCGCATCGAGCTCTTTGGGGAGAATCTGACGCACCTTTCGACGGCGAAGCGCGCTGGCCGGGGGCTGGCCAGAACCTTCCAGACCTCCCGCCTCTTCGAACAGCTGACGGCAGCCGAGAATGTTTTCGTCGCACTGGGGCGGAGCGAGTTTCGCGGGAGGTCATTGCGCCCTGCCCGTTACAGTTCTGCGCGGTGGGAGCGCGTCAGCCAACTTCTCGAGCGTGTCGGCCTGAGTGGGAAAGGTGCGGCCGTTGTCGCTGACCTCTCGCACGGTGAACAACGCCAGCTTGAGCTCGCCATGGCGCTGTCGCTTCAACCCAAGCTTCTGATGCTCGATGAGCCTGCCGCGGGATTCTCGCCGGTTGAGCGTCAACACCTCGTGACGCTCTTGCGCGACATTCCGGAAGAGATCAGCCTGCTTCTGATCGAACACGACATGGACATCGCTCTCGCCGTTGCGTCTCGAGTCATCGTCATGCATGACGGTGAAAAGATCCTCGAAGGTACGCCAGAAGATATCCGATCGAGTGAACGTGTTCGCGAGATCTATTTGGGAGGTTCCGTTGACAACGCAGCGTGA
- a CDS encoding ABC transporter ATP-binding protein, which yields MTTQRDQENVGQASDVLLKVSDLNVSYGRVHVLQDVSFEMGSEPVGMLGRNGMGKSTLVNTIAGFIPAQSGTVEFDGVSVLRRQPYHINRAGIAYVPQGRRIFPSLSVHEHLTMVGGSKNGRWNVESVYDLFPRLAERRKSGGADLSGGEQQMLAIARALLSNPRLIIMDEPSEGLAPAVVDNLATVFRDLVSEGQSVLLVEQNLRFATELCDRILIMVNGHITADLSAHEVASDKAVQSKYLGVS from the coding sequence TTGACAACGCAGCGTGATCAGGAGAATGTCGGTCAGGCATCTGACGTTCTCCTCAAAGTTTCCGATCTGAATGTCTCGTACGGTCGCGTGCACGTGCTTCAAGACGTCTCGTTCGAGATGGGCAGCGAGCCGGTCGGGATGCTCGGAAGAAACGGTATGGGGAAATCCACTCTTGTGAACACCATCGCAGGCTTCATCCCGGCTCAGAGCGGCACTGTGGAGTTCGACGGCGTTTCTGTCCTCCGCAGGCAGCCCTATCACATCAATCGAGCGGGTATCGCCTACGTGCCACAAGGGAGGCGAATCTTTCCGTCGCTGAGCGTTCATGAACACCTCACAATGGTGGGAGGCTCAAAGAACGGGCGCTGGAACGTGGAATCTGTCTACGATCTCTTTCCTCGACTCGCCGAGCGCAGGAAAAGCGGAGGGGCCGACCTCTCCGGCGGTGAGCAGCAGATGCTCGCGATCGCCAGGGCGTTGCTGTCCAACCCGCGCCTGATCATCATGGATGAGCCATCTGAGGGTCTCGCGCCGGCCGTCGTCGACAATCTCGCCACCGTCTTCCGCGACCTGGTGAGTGAGGGGCAATCGGTGCTGCTTGTCGAGCAGAACCTGCGGTTTGCGACAGAGCTCTGCGATCGCATTCTCATCATGGTCAACGGTCACATCACGGCCGACCTCTCTGCGCACGAGGTCGCATCCGACAAGGCTGTGCAAAGCAAATACCTGGGAGTCTCGTAG
- a CDS encoding GntR family transcriptional regulator: protein MTATETSESRVERAYEWLLAEITGFRVRAGSPLSENKVAGQLGISRTPVREALQRLEKEGLVKRTDNARFTVSQINSREVNDACDLLEVLDTYLFRKASSKLTDDDIAALLANVAQMSQSALEGDRAKWAEADTAFHRLVNTVADNQLVASTVKEVRRRIQRFWLRAASMEHRLETCSEEHRVLAEAMIAKDYDAIGPAVVEHIEHMRTSMLDMLASAALLFGDEQ from the coding sequence ATGACGGCAACCGAAACATCCGAGAGCCGCGTCGAGCGCGCCTACGAATGGCTTCTCGCCGAGATCACGGGATTTCGCGTGCGCGCCGGCTCCCCCCTGTCGGAGAACAAGGTTGCGGGCCAGCTCGGGATCAGTAGAACGCCGGTGCGCGAAGCTCTGCAGCGTCTCGAAAAAGAAGGACTGGTCAAACGGACCGACAACGCCAGGTTCACGGTCTCCCAGATCAATTCACGCGAAGTCAACGACGCGTGCGATCTGCTCGAAGTGCTCGATACCTATCTCTTTCGCAAAGCGTCGAGCAAACTCACCGACGATGACATCGCTGCTCTGCTGGCGAACGTGGCGCAGATGTCCCAGAGCGCACTGGAAGGCGATCGTGCAAAGTGGGCGGAGGCGGACACCGCGTTTCACCGACTCGTGAATACGGTGGCCGACAACCAGCTCGTGGCGAGCACGGTCAAAGAGGTTCGCCGGCGCATACAGCGTTTCTGGTTGCGGGCTGCCTCGATGGAGCACCGCCTCGAAACCTGTTCCGAGGAGCACCGGGTTCTGGCCGAGGCGATGATCGCCAAGGACTACGATGCGATCGGACCTGCGGTCGTCGAACACATCGAGCACATGCGCACGAGCATGCTCGACATGCTGGCGAGCGCGGCTCTGCTCTTTGGCGACGAGCAGTAG
- a CDS encoding creatininase family protein → MNPRPERVITKLTSGDDDFRAKFRSWNHAYLSYVDIEEYLKTKDTILVPMASTEQHGPHLPLYTDTITATEIADRVSEAIGVLHTPPLWAGYSPQHMYGAGQGRGTVTLRASTLLNLMNDVARSLIHHGFNRIIFINGHGSNVKVVDPVLRKLRYETGALISFVKPYMERYTGILEGLMENPPEETPGWHSSELETSQDLAWNPDLVRMERAVDTRAHTPAFLPKAFSKEDGMPDTDFEGYQYFTFPMDHHEFVENGIIGNPLRATAEKGEEAFRRLSEHVARGVRELEKVPVDVHTREFTDRTL, encoded by the coding sequence ATGAACCCCCGTCCAGAGCGCGTGATCACCAAACTGACTTCGGGTGACGACGATTTCCGCGCAAAATTTCGGTCGTGGAATCACGCGTACCTCTCGTACGTCGACATCGAAGAGTACCTGAAGACGAAAGACACAATTCTCGTGCCGATGGCGAGCACAGAACAGCATGGTCCGCATCTGCCGCTGTACACCGACACGATCACCGCTACCGAGATCGCCGATCGGGTATCCGAGGCCATCGGCGTTCTGCACACGCCGCCGTTGTGGGCAGGGTACTCACCACAGCACATGTACGGCGCCGGCCAGGGCCGAGGCACCGTGACCCTGCGCGCGAGCACGCTGCTGAACCTGATGAACGATGTCGCTCGAAGCCTCATTCATCACGGGTTCAACCGCATCATCTTCATCAACGGCCATGGCTCGAACGTCAAAGTTGTCGATCCCGTGCTGCGTAAGCTCCGTTACGAGACCGGTGCGCTGATCTCGTTCGTCAAGCCATATATGGAGCGCTACACAGGAATCCTCGAAGGCCTCATGGAAAACCCACCAGAAGAAACACCCGGTTGGCACTCGAGTGAACTCGAGACGAGTCAGGATCTTGCGTGGAACCCCGACCTGGTGCGCATGGAGCGCGCCGTCGACACGCGTGCGCACACGCCGGCCTTCCTCCCGAAGGCGTTCAGCAAAGAGGACGGAATGCCCGACACGGATTTCGAGGGGTACCAGTACTTCACCTTCCCCATGGACCACCATGAGTTCGTCGAGAATGGCATCATCGGAAATCCATTGCGCGCGACGGCAGAAAAAGGCGAGGAAGCGTTCAGGCGCCTCTCGGAGCATGTGGCGCGAGGCGTACGTGAACTCGAAAAGGTACCCGTCGACGTACACACGCGTGAATTCACCGATCGCACGTTGTGA
- a CDS encoding Tm-1-like ATP-binding domain-containing protein translates to MSKVVIVATLDTKGPEVAYLRDRIHALGLETLVVDSGILGEPLGIEPDVTHAQLAERGGMTLATLQNSGSRGKAVEMMRILVTDVIRERFAAGEIIGGISVGGVGAVMGAAAIQTLPVGVPKIVVAPTASGRHEFGPYVGTTDVMVVHSVVDILGLNPIATTVFDNVAAAMAGMLANGHPLGPPEPGRRYVAATMLGNTTTAVGALKDRLTEFGYETVVFHSSGVGGPAMEELAAHGHFVGVVDYTTNEITDPLTGGIHDGGPNRLRRVGESGLPQVVLPGCIDFSVFAPQAIPERLRGRVMYDHNPEYTLVQTNHDEKKQLGRIFAERLNASTGPTHVIMPTGGLSLPSTPDGPFWDPRGDALFLAEVREHLRPDIPIDVVDLHINDPKLGQKAAELFVSLMPKEAP, encoded by the coding sequence ATGAGCAAAGTCGTCATCGTCGCCACGCTCGACACCAAGGGCCCGGAGGTTGCGTACCTCCGGGACCGCATTCACGCGCTCGGGCTCGAGACTCTAGTCGTCGACTCCGGAATCCTCGGTGAGCCACTCGGTATCGAGCCTGACGTGACGCACGCTCAGCTGGCCGAACGCGGGGGGATGACGCTTGCCACGCTGCAGAACTCAGGCTCACGCGGCAAGGCCGTCGAGATGATGCGCATCCTCGTGACCGACGTCATTCGCGAACGGTTCGCGGCGGGCGAGATCATCGGCGGCATCAGCGTCGGCGGCGTCGGCGCTGTGATGGGGGCTGCGGCGATCCAGACTCTGCCGGTCGGAGTTCCGAAGATCGTCGTTGCACCAACCGCATCCGGCCGGCACGAATTCGGCCCCTACGTGGGCACAACGGATGTCATGGTTGTTCACTCTGTGGTCGACATCCTCGGCCTCAACCCCATAGCGACGACGGTGTTCGACAATGTGGCGGCCGCCATGGCCGGCATGCTCGCCAACGGGCATCCTCTCGGCCCGCCCGAGCCAGGGCGTCGATATGTCGCGGCCACAATGCTCGGCAATACGACAACCGCCGTCGGCGCGCTGAAAGACCGTCTCACAGAGTTCGGCTACGAGACCGTCGTGTTTCATTCAAGCGGCGTGGGAGGCCCCGCGATGGAAGAGCTGGCTGCCCACGGACATTTCGTTGGCGTCGTCGATTACACGACAAATGAGATTACCGATCCGCTCACGGGCGGCATTCACGACGGCGGGCCCAATCGCCTGCGCCGCGTCGGCGAGAGCGGGCTCCCTCAGGTCGTGCTCCCCGGATGCATCGACTTCTCGGTGTTCGCTCCCCAAGCGATTCCCGAACGCCTTCGCGGCCGCGTGATGTACGACCACAATCCGGAGTACACGCTGGTGCAGACGAACCACGACGAGAAGAAACAGCTCGGCCGCATCTTCGCCGAGCGGCTGAATGCCTCAACCGGCCCCACGCATGTCATCATGCCGACCGGTGGACTGTCCTTACCCAGCACACCCGACGGCCCATTCTGGGATCCGCGTGGCGATGCGCTCTTCCTCGCCGAGGTTCGCGAACACCTGCGCCCCGACATCCCCATCGATGTCGTCGATCTGCATATCAACGATCCGAAGCTCGGCCAGAAGGCTGCCGAGCTCTTTGTATCCCTGATGCCTAAGGAGGCACCATGA
- a CDS encoding sugar phosphate isomerase/epimerase family protein — translation MHLSMHNWMRSEPIETTIARLAKYGYKSIEISGEPEQYDAKHVRGLLDHYNLDCWGAVTLMVDKRNMQSSDEAMRASSVQYVKDCIQLVHDLDGQILTLVPGTVGKVVPDSTPENEWTWLVEGVSEIYDVAEAKGVRVGIEPLNRFESYLITRAEQALALCDAVGPNLGVVLDAFHINIEEADMFAAIRLVGDRLVDFHVAENNRMPAGYGDYDWEKVIGTLQEIGYDGALTAEFVAPVDRTPANKYPNALETNFEGLDIDPEQLKFIIDHGSSVLTEEFYDWLVKVNSETLLPLI, via the coding sequence ATGCACCTGTCAATGCACAATTGGATGCGCAGCGAACCCATCGAAACAACGATCGCGCGCCTGGCGAAGTATGGGTACAAGAGCATCGAGATCAGTGGTGAGCCAGAGCAGTACGATGCCAAGCACGTGCGCGGACTGCTCGATCATTACAACCTCGATTGCTGGGGTGCGGTCACCCTCATGGTTGACAAGCGCAATATGCAGAGCAGCGATGAGGCAATGCGCGCCTCAAGCGTGCAGTACGTCAAAGACTGCATCCAGCTCGTCCACGACCTGGACGGTCAGATCCTGACGCTTGTTCCGGGCACCGTGGGCAAGGTCGTGCCCGACTCCACGCCGGAAAACGAGTGGACGTGGCTTGTCGAAGGCGTGTCAGAGATCTACGACGTCGCCGAGGCCAAAGGAGTTCGAGTCGGCATCGAGCCTCTCAACCGATTTGAGTCCTACCTCATCACGCGCGCCGAGCAGGCCCTTGCCCTGTGCGACGCGGTCGGGCCGAACCTCGGTGTCGTGCTCGATGCCTTCCACATCAACATCGAGGAGGCAGATATGTTCGCCGCGATCCGCCTCGTCGGAGACCGCCTTGTCGACTTCCACGTCGCTGAAAACAACCGGATGCCCGCGGGCTACGGCGACTACGACTGGGAAAAGGTCATCGGCACTCTGCAGGAGATCGGATACGACGGCGCGCTCACGGCCGAGTTCGTCGCACCCGTCGATCGCACGCCTGCCAACAAGTACCCGAATGCGCTGGAGACGAACTTCGAGGGTCTCGACATCGATCCCGAGCAGCTCAAGTTCATCATCGATCACGGTTCCAGCGTGTTGACGGAAGAATTCTACGACTGGCTCGTCAAGGTAAATTCCGAGACGCTGCTGCCGCTGATTTAG
- a CDS encoding FAD-binding oxidoreductase, which yields MTQTPPANAVSGDLFLRGQIVRELGAVVGPDNVSIDDADLQSEASDWSWMSKYLTHKGLRQPAADFVVRPRTTRDVEGVVRIASDYQIPVVPRGGGSGTQSGTFAPYGGIALDMTRMTDIIEIDDESLVVTAQAGIDGPVLEKSLNEKGFTLAHYPGSYHLGATIGGFIAARGSGVVSTKYGKAEDQVLQLEAVVAPGTTISTLPVPSHAAGSDLLQTFVGSEGTLGVITQVSLRIDPLPQARAFLSFSFPDIFAGIEAGRLIMTSRLRPAVIRLYDEADSKKLKDWVGTPFTGTLMVVMCDGAEELVDYETRAITTLAERASGVSLGPDVGQTWWDGKYEPYAKGKLPQPPLLYGTFDTVARFSDIPAIYRARKSAIEEQFSEYGARYTAHLSHWYPWGAMIYDRFYVDEPPADPTEAMALHDRLWDVGVTQALAHGGVLNDHHGVGLKLGRFMRPQYGAGFELMRALKNAWDPDGIMNPGKLGFGPPRNSRW from the coding sequence GTGACCCAGACACCACCGGCCAACGCCGTGAGCGGGGATCTCTTCCTGCGGGGCCAAATCGTCCGTGAACTCGGTGCAGTCGTCGGGCCCGATAATGTCAGCATCGATGATGCTGACTTGCAATCCGAGGCGTCTGACTGGTCGTGGATGTCCAAATATCTCACGCACAAAGGCCTCCGGCAGCCGGCTGCCGACTTTGTTGTGCGCCCCCGAACAACGCGTGACGTCGAAGGTGTCGTGCGCATCGCGTCTGACTACCAGATCCCTGTGGTTCCCCGTGGCGGTGGCTCCGGCACGCAGAGTGGAACCTTCGCCCCCTACGGTGGCATCGCCCTCGACATGACCCGCATGACCGACATCATCGAGATCGACGATGAGAGCCTCGTCGTCACAGCTCAGGCCGGAATCGACGGCCCCGTCCTTGAGAAGTCGCTCAATGAGAAGGGGTTTACGCTCGCGCACTATCCCGGCTCGTACCATCTCGGCGCGACAATCGGCGGCTTCATCGCGGCTCGCGGCTCCGGTGTCGTCTCCACAAAGTACGGCAAGGCAGAAGATCAGGTGCTGCAGCTTGAGGCCGTTGTCGCACCGGGAACGACGATCAGCACGCTGCCCGTCCCCAGTCACGCAGCCGGATCCGACCTCCTTCAGACGTTCGTCGGCTCCGAGGGAACGCTCGGCGTCATCACGCAAGTCAGCCTGCGCATCGACCCGCTCCCGCAAGCGCGTGCGTTTCTCTCGTTCAGCTTTCCCGATATCTTCGCCGGAATCGAGGCTGGCCGACTGATCATGACAAGCAGGCTGCGCCCCGCTGTCATCCGGCTCTATGACGAGGCCGACAGCAAGAAGCTCAAAGACTGGGTAGGCACACCGTTCACCGGAACTCTCATGGTCGTCATGTGCGATGGAGCTGAGGAGCTGGTCGACTACGAAACACGCGCGATCACCACGCTCGCGGAGAGAGCCAGCGGGGTCTCACTCGGTCCCGACGTCGGACAGACCTGGTGGGACGGCAAGTACGAGCCCTACGCCAAAGGCAAACTCCCCCAACCGCCGCTCCTCTACGGAACGTTCGACACCGTTGCCCGCTTCAGCGATATTCCCGCCATCTATCGCGCGCGCAAGAGCGCTATCGAAGAACAGTTTTCCGAGTACGGCGCCAGATATACGGCGCATCTCTCGCATTGGTACCCGTGGGGAGCCATGATCTACGACCGCTTCTACGTTGACGAACCGCCCGCAGATCCGACCGAGGCGATGGCGCTGCATGATCGACTGTGGGACGTCGGCGTGACTCAGGCGCTGGCACACGGCGGCGTACTCAATGATCACCACGGTGTCGGTCTCAAGCTCGGCCGGTTCATGCGACCCCAGTATGGCGCTGGATTCGAGCTGATGCGTGCGCTCAAGAACGCCTGGGACCCAGACGGGATCATGAACCCGGGCAAACTCGGGTTCGGCCCGCCGAGAAACAGCCGCTGGTGA
- a CDS encoding YibE/F family protein, protein MSHSHGTARPDAPRPRLARILTIVVLAVAAAVAVGMFTLWPQPGAIPQQQGPYEGEGVSLVDASVAVVTEFDCQEGQGERSAMAGIEGPCARVISHLGDGKRATFDIDPSTYASTGMESGDAVRLVRLEATEADPVNYAFYDYQRTIQLAIIVVALVIIVAAVGTWRGIRALIGVAIAIGVLAVFIFPAMLTGKPPILVAIVGATAIMLIVLYLAHGVSVRTTAALFGALFGIVFTAIAGVVTTDWAHLTGTGSEEGWMLFSSVPDMNMSAIVSATIVIAGLGVLNDITITQVSAVWEMRALSPTAPRRQIFTAAMRIGRDHVASSIYTLVFAYAGSVMMMLLLVYTYPQNITDLLTTERVSQEIVRTLVGTAGLILAMPVTTFFAIALAPREQQYEQEQPRHALA, encoded by the coding sequence ATGAGTCACTCGCACGGCACCGCCCGCCCCGATGCCCCTCGCCCCCGTCTGGCGAGGATTCTGACGATCGTCGTGCTCGCTGTCGCGGCCGCCGTTGCCGTCGGAATGTTCACACTGTGGCCGCAGCCGGGAGCCATTCCGCAGCAGCAAGGCCCCTACGAAGGCGAGGGCGTGAGCCTCGTCGACGCATCTGTGGCCGTCGTCACCGAATTCGACTGCCAAGAAGGCCAGGGCGAGCGCTCGGCGATGGCGGGAATCGAGGGGCCCTGCGCCCGCGTCATCTCGCACCTCGGCGACGGAAAGCGCGCAACGTTCGATATCGACCCGTCGACGTATGCCAGCACAGGCATGGAGTCGGGCGACGCCGTGCGGCTGGTTCGACTTGAGGCGACCGAGGCCGACCCCGTCAACTACGCGTTCTATGACTACCAACGCACGATTCAGCTCGCCATCATCGTCGTCGCGCTCGTGATCATCGTGGCGGCAGTCGGCACCTGGCGCGGCATCCGTGCACTCATCGGCGTCGCCATCGCGATCGGCGTGCTTGCCGTGTTCATCTTTCCCGCGATGCTCACCGGAAAGCCACCCATTCTCGTGGCGATCGTCGGAGCGACGGCCATCATGCTCATCGTGCTGTACCTGGCGCACGGCGTCTCTGTGCGCACGACCGCGGCGTTATTCGGCGCCCTCTTCGGCATTGTGTTCACAGCAATCGCGGGCGTCGTCACCACCGACTGGGCACACCTCACGGGCACCGGAAGCGAAGAAGGGTGGATGCTGTTCTCCAGCGTGCCGGATATGAACATGTCGGCGATCGTCTCGGCGACGATCGTCATCGCCGGGCTCGGGGTGCTCAATGACATCACGATCACTCAGGTGTCTGCGGTGTGGGAGATGCGCGCGCTGAGCCCGACCGCACCCCGACGCCAGATCTTCACCGCGGCGATGCGCATCGGCCGTGACCACGTGGCGTCGAGCATCTACACGCTCGTGTTCGCCTATGCCGGATCGGTGATGATGATGCTTCTGCTCGTCTACACCTATCCGCAGAACATCACGGATCTGCTCACGACCGAGCGCGTCAGTCAGGAGATCGTGCGCACGCTCGTGGGAACTGCCGGCCTCATTCTCGCAATGCCCGTGACAACGTTCTTCGCCATTGCCCTCGCGCCCCGCGAGCAGCAGTACGAGCAGGAGCAGCCGAGGCACGCTCTCGCCTGA